The Terriglobus roseus sequence TGAGTACGGACACCAAGCAGGAGATGAATGCTTGCGCAAGGTCGGGCAGGCCATCAGCTCCTCTCTCATACGGTCCACTGATACTGCTGCAAGGTGGGGCGGCGAGGAATTCTGCGTGTTGATGCCTGGCGCGCCGGTGCATGTCTCGGAGCGCGTCGCGCTCAATGTGCTCGATGCTGTCAGAGGGCTCCGCATCCCACACGCTGGAAACCCAGAAGGCATCGTCACGTTGAGTATTGGTATCGCCCAGCGAACTGAGGCGAACGAAGATCCAAGCCTCTGGGTTCAACGGGCTGACGCAGCTTTGTATGCGAGTAAACGCAGCGGGAAGAATCGCTTTACGGTAGCTACCTGAGAAAGTGGAACACCTCGAGATCAGCTCAGCCTGTAGATGTTTCCGCATCGCGGACATCCCGTGCGATCTCTTGGTCGTAGGCGATCTCGTCTCCTGACGCAAATGCAGCGGGTCGTTCAAATCAACCAGCCCACCGAACTCTCGATCGGCGTAGTGGCGACCACCAGATAGAACCTCGTCATCGGTCAGGCTTAGGTCTATGCCGTCGTTCCCAAGCTCATGTGTGCCAAATAATTCGAACAGAAGTGTGCCACATAGCTAGACAAGCGACAGCCAATGCACAGTACAACGACCGCACACGGGCCCTGAGTGCCGCGGCATACTGGTATCAGTTCATCAGGATAACTTTATGTCCGTTGGACTTCTCAACTTCATGTTACTCAGCCTATGGACGAGCGGCAGCTTCGATCGTGGCGCGAAGTTCTGCGTTCTCAGCATCGAGCACGGCTAGGCGGTCTTGCAAGCGGCGGAGAGCCGGCTGCAACTCTTCTGCCGTGTACCGCGGAGTGATGTGCTGAGGGCAGTTCCAGTCGAAGCCCTCGATATGTATGAGGATGGCGCGCTCGGGAATGTCCTTCGGATCGGCGGTGCGCAGGCGGTCGATCAGCGTGGCAGATTCGGAGTCGTTTTCGTGAATCTCGACGCGGCCAAGGATCTTCAACCGCGTCTGGTTTGGGTAGTCCATGAAGAAGAGTGCTACACGCGCGTCGTGCTCTAGGTTGCCAAGCGAGATGTACTGCTTGTTGCCTCGCAGGTCCGCGAAGCCGACAGATCGGGTGCGAGAAGCTTCACGAAGCCAGCGGCACCGCCGCGATGCTGGATATAAGGCCAACCGGTCTCGCTGACCGAGGCCATGTAAAAGCTGTCACGCATCGAGAGGAACGTCTCTTCGCTGATGCCCAGGCTTCGACCGGTCGTCCCGCTTTGGGCCATACGCCCATACTGGCGACGGCTGCCGTGCTCCTGCTGACGTGCTTTGACGAGGTCTGTGAAGGCAATCTCATGGAAGCGGTTTCCCATGTAGTGATCTTATGCTCTTCGCTATCGAAGACTCTGGGTGATCTGAAGACTGCAGTGAAGGGCTTAGCCCTGGCCGCCCGGACTGAGCTTTTACAGACTCACAGCCTATGACGGAGCCCATCGAGAATAACTCACCCAAAGCTGCAAATCGTTTCATCGTCATCGACGAGGAGCACGCGTGAGGAAGAGCCTCTATTTCGAAGCAGACTCCGGGTACGCATGATATAGGGGCGGGGTGTTTACACGGATAACTTCATAGCTTTCCGCGCACATCTCTTCGCGGCGAACAGCACCTTGAGCACGATCCATTCCTATGGGGAGAGAGCAGTGCACCGGGCGCGCCGACTCGACTTTTCTCTTTAAGTCCGAACTATACTGCGGGAGCGTTGTGAGGTAGGACACGATGTTCAGAATATCCTCATCCGTCAAGGCTGCAACAGTCCCCTTCATCAAAGCAGCATTGCTTCCGTCTCGTGCACCGGTTTTGAAATCATAAAGCTGCCGACCGATAGCGCTCGGTGAGCGACCCGCAATAGGTGGGACGAGTCCTCCCGTGCCATGCAGGCCAGTTCCATGACAGGTAGCGCAAGCAGTTGTTTTGTCTCCACCTGTTTC is a genomic window containing:
- a CDS encoding pyridoxamine 5'-phosphate oxidase family protein; protein product: MALYPASRRCRWLREASRTRSVGFADLRGNKQYISLGNLEHDARVALFFMDYPNQTRLKILGRVEIHENDSESATLIDRLRTADPKDIPERAILIHIEGFDWNCPQHITPRYTAEELQPALRRLQDRLAVLDAENAELRATIEAAARP